A region from the Campylobacter blaseri genome encodes:
- a CDS encoding CTP synthase: MSKKKETKYIFVTGGVLSSLGKGIASASIATLLKKAGLKVSILKADPYINVDPGTMSPFEHGEVFVTDDGAETDLDLGHYERFLDENLSQNNNFTTGKVYSSVIEKERKGEYLGKTIQVIPHIVNEIVERIKKAGEGNDVLIVEIGGTVGDIEGLPFLEAIRAMRVELGRFDTINVHLTLVPYIKAAGELKTKPTQHSVGELRRIGISPDMIICRSEMPLNRELKDKIASSCGVEKRCVIESPDSRSIYKIPLLFLQQDVLTPISEMLNLGELKVDMSEWDSLVKRVIAPTNSVKIAFVGKYLDLKESYKSLTEALIHAGANLDTRVEIKWCDSERIHEDNVEEHLKNIDGILVAGGFGSRGVEGKMEAIKYARINNIPYLGICLGMQLAMIEFAKNILKIEDANSAEFNVDTKNPIIYLIDEFIDNSGKKQIRTRKSPLGGTMRLGGYNCNIKKDSLLSKAYGGAKTVRERHRHRYEANPKYREQFEQKGLIVSGESDGLIEAIELKNHPFFIGVQFHPEFTSRLTNPNPIIVSFIDAALKNIR; this comes from the coding sequence ATGAGTAAGAAGAAGGAGACAAAATATATTTTTGTAACTGGTGGAGTGTTAAGTTCATTGGGTAAAGGCATTGCAAGTGCAAGTATAGCAACTTTGCTAAAAAAAGCAGGTTTAAAAGTTAGTATTTTAAAAGCAGATCCTTATATAAATGTTGATCCTGGAACAATGAGTCCATTTGAGCATGGAGAGGTTTTTGTAACTGATGATGGTGCTGAAACTGACCTTGATTTGGGACATTATGAGAGATTTTTAGATGAAAATTTATCTCAAAATAACAACTTTACAACAGGCAAAGTTTATAGTAGTGTTATAGAAAAAGAGAGAAAAGGCGAATATCTAGGAAAAACCATTCAAGTTATACCGCATATTGTAAATGAAATAGTTGAAAGAATTAAAAAAGCAGGCGAGGGCAATGATGTATTAATTGTAGAAATTGGTGGAACTGTTGGTGATATAGAAGGATTACCATTTTTAGAAGCAATTCGTGCTATGAGGGTCGAGCTTGGTAGATTTGATACGATAAATGTCCATCTTACATTAGTTCCATATATAAAAGCAGCAGGGGAGCTAAAAACTAAACCAACACAACATAGTGTAGGGGAGCTTAGGCGTATAGGTATAAGCCCTGATATGATAATTTGTAGAAGTGAAATGCCACTAAATAGAGAGTTAAAAGATAAAATAGCATCAAGTTGTGGTGTTGAAAAGCGTTGTGTTATAGAAAGTCCTGATAGCAGAAGTATATATAAAATTCCACTTCTGTTTTTACAACAAGATGTCCTAACTCCTATTAGTGAAATGCTAAATTTAGGGGAGCTAAAAGTTGATATGAGTGAGTGGGATAGTCTTGTAAAAAGAGTTATAGCTCCTACAAATTCAGTTAAAATTGCCTTTGTTGGTAAATATCTTGATTTAAAAGAGAGCTATAAAAGTTTAACTGAAGCACTTATTCATGCAGGTGCAAATTTGGATACAAGAGTTGAGATAAAATGGTGTGATAGCGAGAGAATACACGAAGATAATGTAGAGGAGCATCTAAAAAATATAGATGGAATTTTAGTTGCTGGCGGTTTTGGCTCAAGAGGAGTTGAAGGTAAAATGGAGGCTATTAAATATGCAAGAATCAATAATATACCATATTTAGGAATTTGCCTTGGTATGCAACTTGCTATGATAGAATTTGCAAAAAATATTTTAAAAATAGAAGATGCAAATTCGGCTGAATTTAATGTGGATACAAAAAATCCTATAATTTATTTAATAGATGAATTTATAGACAATAGTGGAAAAAAACAAATTAGAACACGTAAAAGTCCACTTGGTGGAACTATGAGGCTTGGTGGATATAATTGTAATATTAAAAAAGATTCACTACTAAGCAAAGCATATGGTGGCGCAAAAACTGTTAGAGAAAGACATAGACATAGATATGAAGCAAACCCTAAATATAGAGAGCAATTTGAGCAAAAAGGGCTTATTGTAAGTGGTGAGTCTGATGGACTAATAGAAGCAATAGAGTTGAAAAACCATCCATTTTTTATAGGTGTGCAGTTTCACCCTGAGTTTACATCGCGCTTAACTAATCCAAATCCAATTATTGTGAGCTTTATAGATGCAGCACTCAAAAATATTAGGTAA
- a CDS encoding DUF3137 domain-containing protein: MENLEDLFEIEKERLDIVDRLIKVRNTVIIIAVLVFIVIFIKSGFSFSGNIFFTTISITIISISLFFAYKAYSTKIYNHNFKNITLRKVLADIDPSLKYYPYNYIDFKDFNNPRMYIRPDIYKGNDLVYGKYKGVNIKFSDLNLIEKVEIIDEKGHRKTSYRNIFKGICFIANFNKHFTSETYIRSSRNAKTYGKRAYMDDTEFEREFNVYTNDQVNARYIITPLFMERLLLIKKLFNAPINMAFIDNKIYIYIEFNKDSFEPDINATLIGENSLIKKYQVDIINLLNLVDELNLNRDIFSVIKER; encoded by the coding sequence ATGGAAAATTTAGAAGATTTATTTGAGATAGAAAAAGAGCGTTTAGATATTGTTGATAGACTTATAAAGGTTAGAAATACAGTTATAATCATAGCTGTTTTAGTTTTTATAGTCATATTTATAAAATCAGGATTTAGTTTTAGTGGAAATATTTTTTTTACCACTATATCTATAACTATAATTAGCATTAGTTTATTTTTTGCATATAAGGCTTACTCTACTAAAATTTATAACCATAACTTTAAAAATATAACACTAAGAAAGGTTCTTGCTGATATAGATCCGAGCTTAAAATACTACCCGTATAATTACATAGATTTTAAAGATTTTAATAACCCTAGAATGTATATACGCCCAGATATTTATAAAGGCAACGATCTTGTTTATGGAAAATATAAAGGTGTGAATATCAAATTTAGTGATTTGAATTTAATAGAAAAAGTTGAAATAATTGATGAAAAAGGACATAGAAAAACAAGTTACCGTAACATATTTAAAGGGATATGTTTTATAGCAAATTTTAATAAGCATTTTACTTCTGAAACTTATATTCGCTCATCTAGAAATGCAAAAACATATGGTAAAAGAGCCTATATGGATGATACTGAGTTTGAACGAGAGTTTAATGTTTATACTAACGATCAAGTAAATGCAAGATATATAATAACTCCACTTTTTATGGAAAGACTTTTGTTGATTAAAAAGCTTTTTAATGCTCCCATAAATATGGCATTTATTGATAATAAAATTTATATTTATATAGAGTTTAATAAAGATAGTTTTGAGCCAGATATAAATGCAACATTGATTGGAGAAAACTCACTTATAAAAAAGTATCAAGTAGATATCATCAATCTATTAAACCTAGTAGATGAGTTAAATTTAAATAGAGATATTTTTTCTGTTATCAAAGAAAGATAA
- a CDS encoding cytochrome ubiquinol oxidase subunit I, whose translation MQDLASVDWSRAQFALTAIYHFLFVPLTLGLSFIIAFMETIYVKTGNPEWKKITKFWLRLFAINFAIGVATGIIMEFEFGTNWANYSWFVGDIFGAPLAIEGIFAFFLEATFFAVLFFGWDRVSKGFHLFSTWMVAIGSNLSALWILVANGWMQFPVGTTFNDDTLRNEMTNFFEVALSPVGISKFLHTVSGGYVTSALFVLGISAYFMLKNKHFQLAKKSFIVAASFGLLSSLFVLFSGDESAYQVAQKQPMKLAAMEGLYKGEVNAGVVAMGILDHSKKIGDNKDPFILKIEAPYILGVMATRGLNNFTPGIDDLVFGNEKFNIPSAQSRIDSGKIAIKALENIKIAKEENNTQKVKELREVLQENMHNFGYGYLDKPEDIVPPVGLTFYSFHTMVALGTYFIILFFVTLFLSMANSIEDFRKILWLCVFSIPLGYIASEAGWIVAEVGRQPWAIQDLMPVGIAATDLASINVKISFSLFAVLFTALLIAEIKIMLKQIKLGF comes from the coding sequence ATGCAAGATTTAGCTAGCGTTGATTGGTCTAGGGCGCAATTTGCCTTGACTGCAATTTATCATTTTCTATTTGTGCCTCTGACCCTTGGGCTTTCGTTCATAATAGCTTTTATGGAGACTATTTATGTAAAAACTGGAAATCCAGAATGGAAAAAGATAACAAAATTTTGGCTTAGACTTTTTGCCATAAACTTTGCTATTGGGGTTGCAACTGGTATTATAATGGAATTTGAGTTTGGAACAAACTGGGCAAATTACTCATGGTTTGTTGGAGATATTTTTGGTGCACCACTAGCAATTGAGGGAATTTTCGCATTTTTCTTAGAAGCCACATTTTTTGCTGTGCTATTTTTTGGCTGGGATAGAGTAAGTAAAGGCTTTCACTTATTTTCAACATGGATGGTTGCCATTGGTTCAAATTTAAGTGCTTTATGGATACTTGTAGCAAATGGTTGGATGCAATTTCCTGTAGGAACTACATTTAACGATGATACATTAAGAAATGAGATGACTAACTTCTTTGAAGTAGCTCTTTCACCTGTTGGAATAAGCAAATTCTTGCATACAGTATCAGGCGGATATGTAACTTCCGCTCTTTTTGTTCTTGGAATTTCAGCATATTTTATGCTAAAAAACAAACATTTCCAATTGGCTAAAAAAAGTTTTATAGTTGCTGCTAGTTTTGGTCTTTTAAGCTCTTTATTTGTGCTTTTTTCAGGAGATGAAAGTGCATACCAAGTAGCTCAAAAACAACCAATGAAATTAGCTGCTATGGAAGGTCTTTATAAAGGTGAAGTTAATGCTGGCGTTGTTGCAATGGGAATTTTAGATCATTCAAAAAAAATAGGAGACAATAAAGATCCATTTATCTTGAAAATTGAAGCGCCATATATCTTAGGTGTTATGGCGACAAGAGGTTTAAATAATTTTACTCCCGGGATTGATGATTTAGTCTTCGGAAATGAAAAATTTAATATTCCTTCGGCACAAAGTAGAATTGATAGTGGAAAAATAGCTATTAAAGCACTAGAAAACATAAAAATAGCTAAAGAAGAAAATAATACTCAAAAAGTAAAAGAACTCAGAGAAGTTTTACAAGAAAATATGCATAATTTTGGTTATGGATACTTAGATAAACCTGAGGATATAGTGCCACCTGTTGGACTTACTTTCTATAGCTTTCACACTATGGTTGCACTTGGAACATACTTTATAATTCTGTTTTTTGTAACTCTATTTTTAAGCATGGCAAATAGCATAGAAGATTTTAGAAAAATTTTATGGCTTTGTGTATTTTCAATACCACTTGGTTATATTGCAAGCGAGGCAGGTTGGATAGTTGCTGAAGTCGGTAGGCAGCCTTGGGCAATACAAGATTTAATGCCTGTTGGTATAGCTGCAACTGATTTAGCTAGCATAAATGTAAAAATTTCATTTTCTCTGTTTGCAGTGTTGTTTACAGCACTTCTTATAGCTGAAATTAAAATTATGCTAAAACAAATTAAGTTAGGATTTTAA
- a CDS encoding FUSC family protein — protein sequence MSLIYSENLNKTLISSTFTSIIIYASKDAFSGSIETFDLMAGFMLGSIIGISIRILNFTGYGEFTKKNFAIIINNLKLVNNSKNSYEFKFWQNKTVLLLENLKNIFSKQSVNYKDSSLIKNQTRALFYLYKMEEILYLISTIRIKYFSDNKRKILFKRLQNEIDYNLNELKNLFKNEPVNLKFDTYDRIKSLKEMPIFMASLDVLYNLFKIIVAGGEEKIVLKTRKNTFSMRKLKDSISLNNTLFQYSFKFAIAISSGVFITNFFNISKGMWVSLGVITVMRMKIDNIKLIIQDSVISTLFGIIVGISIVLLFQNSLFLFIIIPIVLFLLFYLKPFPYPVWNFSLIVAMTFLFSIISNNFSELIMFRFLSMCFGFAIALLISKLFWPIRSKDEIMPLFKQNITDLSKLMKDIATAENDINIRERIGTILKNLNEFNNIIKSSKKDSYQKLHDFSMNITLNLFRLTTYINSIKIENYDIIKNDLTILRRRFDMIDKKLNHLPYYFYENSSELFLNKDKRILLLMERIAKDQEDIYLFFN from the coding sequence ATGAGCCTTATATATAGTGAAAATTTAAATAAAACACTTATTAGCTCTACTTTTACTTCAATCATCATATATGCCTCTAAAGATGCATTTTCTGGTTCTATTGAAACATTTGATTTAATGGCAGGCTTTATGCTAGGTAGTATAATAGGCATATCTATAAGAATATTAAATTTTACAGGATATGGCGAGTTTACAAAGAAAAACTTTGCAATAATCATAAACAACTTAAAACTTGTAAACAATTCTAAAAATAGCTATGAGTTCAAATTTTGGCAAAATAAAACTGTATTACTGCTAGAAAATTTAAAAAATATCTTTTCAAAACAAAGCGTTAATTATAAAGACTCAAGCCTTATTAAAAATCAAACTAGAGCTTTGTTTTACCTATATAAAATGGAAGAAATTCTCTATTTAATATCAACTATAAGAATAAAATATTTTAGTGACAATAAGAGAAAAATACTTTTTAAAAGACTTCAAAATGAAATAGATTACAACCTTAACGAACTTAAAAATCTTTTTAAAAACGAGCCTGTAAATTTAAAATTTGACACATATGATAGAATAAAAAGTCTAAAAGAAATGCCTATTTTTATGGCATCTTTAGATGTTTTATATAATCTTTTTAAGATTATAGTTGCTGGAGGAGAAGAAAAAATCGTATTAAAAACTAGAAAAAATACCTTCTCTATGAGAAAACTTAAAGATTCAATAAGCTTAAACAATACTCTTTTTCAATACTCTTTTAAATTTGCGATAGCTATATCTTCAGGTGTATTCATAACAAATTTCTTTAATATAAGTAAAGGAATGTGGGTATCTTTAGGGGTTATAACCGTAATGAGAATGAAAATAGACAATATAAAACTAATAATACAAGATAGTGTAATAAGCACTCTATTTGGAATTATAGTTGGAATTAGTATAGTTTTACTATTTCAAAACTCTTTATTTTTATTTATTATTATTCCTATTGTGTTATTTTTATTATTTTATTTAAAACCTTTTCCCTATCCTGTCTGGAATTTTTCGTTAATTGTAGCTATGACTTTCTTATTCTCAATAATATCTAATAACTTTTCAGAACTAATTATGTTTAGATTTTTAAGTATGTGTTTTGGTTTTGCAATAGCCCTTTTAATATCAAAACTATTTTGGCCAATAAGAAGCAAAGATGAAATAATGCCACTTTTCAAACAAAATATAACCGATTTATCAAAACTTATGAAAGATATTGCAACTGCTGAAAATGATATAAACATAAGAGAAAGAATTGGTACAATTCTTAAAAATTTAAATGAGTTTAATAATATTATTAAATCTAGTAAAAAGGATAGTTATCAAAAACTACACGATTTTTCAATGAATATAACATTAAATCTTTTTAGACTAACCACCTATATTAATAGCATTAAGATAGAAAATTATGACATTATAAAAAATGACTTAACTATTTTAAGGAGACGCTTTGATATGATAGATAAAAAGTTAAATCATTTACCATACTATTTCTATGAAAATAGCTCAGAGCTTTTTTTAAATAAAGACAAAAGAATACTTCTTTTAATGGAAAGAATAGCAAAAGATCAAGAGGATATCTATCTATTTTTTAACTAA
- the recJ gene encoding single-stranded-DNA-specific exonuclease RecJ: MQHSKILGKKEIKEILEKRFEKDIHTKISEIPLPCDLKDAYRAAERIKTAINKNERIAVVGDYDVDGIVSSVIVADFFDLMGVDFFVKIPNRFSDGYGLNAEILRDLKDFDLIITVDNGISAIEAAEVCIKNGIDLIITDHHMPTEVLPRAYAIVNPKQKDCSFPDIEICGAEVAWYLIGALKDICGVEYDMSLSLDLLVIAIIADMMELRDMNRVLVRAGIKKLNSSKRPCFYAIKNYFNKAKFEFDDISFLISPLINCTGRMDDGNLSFKFLRSRNLKEAERYLNMIVSINNSRKEEEKYLYESSKLIVEDNDEIIVTWGEDWHEGVVGIVASRLCRKYKKPAIVFSVDKDRAKGSARSVGKFDILKLIASQQDILISFGGHKGAAGLVIEPDNLELFKSRINSSCFLDDLSICPYANELLGEINLAEFDLEMVEILEFFEPYGQKNPKPIFEIKDAIIRNIRFIGKEQNHIKMTIEKDGVLKEAIFFNYDVDVRVGQKVRLIVSAIKNSFRGVCNPEFIIKEIIE, translated from the coding sequence ATGCAGCACTCAAAAATATTAGGTAAAAAAGAGATAAAGGAAATACTAGAGAAACGATTTGAAAAAGATATTCATACTAAAATTTCCGAAATCCCTTTACCTTGTGATTTAAAAGATGCCTATAGGGCTGCTGAGCGTATAAAAACTGCAATAAATAAAAATGAGCGTATAGCAGTAGTTGGGGATTATGATGTTGATGGCATTGTAAGTAGCGTTATAGTCGCTGATTTTTTTGATCTAATGGGAGTTGATTTTTTTGTCAAAATTCCAAATAGATTCTCAGATGGTTATGGATTGAATGCTGAAATTCTTAGAGATCTTAAAGATTTTGATTTAATTATAACTGTAGATAACGGAATAAGTGCCATTGAGGCTGCTGAGGTTTGTATAAAAAATGGTATAGATTTAATAATTACAGACCATCATATGCCAACAGAGGTACTTCCTAGAGCTTATGCTATTGTTAACCCAAAACAAAAAGATTGCTCTTTTCCGGATATTGAAATTTGTGGAGCTGAGGTCGCTTGGTATTTAATTGGAGCTTTAAAAGATATCTGTGGTGTTGAATATGATATGAGTTTATCTCTTGATTTGTTAGTAATTGCTATAATTGCTGATATGATGGAGCTTCGCGATATGAATAGGGTTTTAGTAAGAGCAGGAATAAAAAAGTTAAACTCATCTAAAAGACCATGCTTTTATGCGATTAAAAACTATTTTAATAAAGCTAAATTTGAATTTGATGATATAAGCTTTTTAATCTCTCCTCTTATAAATTGCACAGGAAGAATGGATGACGGGAACCTTTCTTTTAAATTTTTAAGATCAAGAAATTTAAAAGAGGCAGAGAGATATCTAAATATGATTGTTTCCATAAATAACTCAAGAAAAGAAGAGGAAAAATACCTTTATGAGAGTTCAAAACTTATAGTTGAAGATAATGATGAAATAATTGTTACTTGGGGCGAGGATTGGCATGAAGGAGTTGTTGGGATAGTAGCTTCAAGACTTTGTAGAAAGTATAAAAAGCCAGCAATTGTTTTTAGTGTGGATAAAGATAGGGCAAAAGGGAGTGCTAGAAGTGTTGGAAAATTTGATATTTTAAAATTAATAGCCTCTCAGCAAGATATATTAATAAGCTTTGGTGGACATAAGGGAGCTGCTGGACTTGTTATCGAGCCAGATAATCTAGAGCTTTTTAAAAGTAGGATAAACTCAAGTTGTTTTTTAGATGATTTAAGTATATGTCCATATGCTAATGAGCTTTTAGGAGAGATAAACTTAGCTGAATTTGACTTAGAAATGGTAGAAATTTTAGAGTTTTTTGAGCCATATGGGCAAAAAAATCCAAAACCAATATTTGAGATTAAAGATGCGATTATTCGAAATATTAGATTTATAGGCAAAGAACAAAATCATATAAAAATGACAATTGAAAAAGATGGAGTGCTAAAAGAAGCTATCTTTTTTAACTATGATGTCGATGTTAGGGTAGGGCAAAAGGTTAGACTGATAGTTTCAGCCATTAAAAACTCTTTTAGAGGAGTATGCAACCCCGAGTTTATTATAAAAGAGATTATAGAGTAA
- a CDS encoding protein-L-isoaspartate(D-aspartate) O-methyltransferase, with protein sequence MNPIEALKCEKLADDIANKLDITPALYNAFCSVSRKEFVPIDAHAYNLDPQPILANQWISSPLTVAKMTMALELDGVDKILEVGCGSGYQAGILSKIVRRVFTIERIEKLANEAREHFKKLNITNVHVRYDDGNNGWKNYAPYERILLSAATKQVDQRLFSQLEIGGILVAPIEQNKTQQIVKFKKESNDKITQEIVSNCFFVPLLQGRE encoded by the coding sequence ATGAATCCAATAGAGGCATTAAAGTGTGAAAAATTAGCAGATGATATAGCTAATAAACTAGATATAACCCCTGCTTTATATAATGCTTTTTGTAGCGTTAGCAGAAAAGAATTTGTTCCTATAGATGCACATGCATATAACTTAGATCCACAACCAATTTTAGCAAACCAATGGATAAGTTCGCCATTAACTGTTGCTAAAATGACTATGGCTTTAGAACTCGATGGAGTTGATAAAATTTTAGAAGTTGGTTGTGGAAGTGGTTATCAAGCTGGAATTTTAAGCAAAATAGTAAGAAGAGTTTTTACAATCGAGAGAATTGAAAAACTAGCAAATGAAGCAAGAGAACATTTTAAAAAATTAAATATAACAAATGTTCATGTTAGATATGATGATGGCAACAATGGCTGGAAAAATTACGCTCCTTATGAGAGAATCCTATTATCTGCTGCAACAAAACAGGTAGATCAGAGACTTTTTAGCCAACTTGAAATAGGTGGCATACTTGTTGCGCCAATAGAACAAAACAAAACTCAACAAATAGTTAAATTTAAAAAAGAATCAAATGATAAAATCACTCAAGAAATTGTTAGCAATTGCTTTTTTGTGCCACTTTTACAAGGAAGGGAATAG
- the cydB gene encoding cytochrome d ubiquinol oxidase subunit II yields MYELLQIYWWVIVSLLGGILVFMMFVQGGQTLIKCVAQTELDKDMIINSIGKKWELTFTTLVMFGGACFAAFPLFYATSFGGAYWVWLAILFCFIIQAVSFEYRKKPNNFLGQKTYENFLFINGSLGVILIGIAVSTFFSGSDFALNSSRFVEWNSPLRGLEALKNPFNYILGLALFFQARVGANLYLINNIDDDRLRAKFRRSLKINALIFVPLLVLFLVAVVLADGYHISENGTIVMKEYKYLMNLIEMPIVLGLLLVGILLALFGIYKGVFTLSIKGIWPYGLGVILAVMSVFLITGLNNTAFYPSYHDLQSSLTIYNASSSLYTLKTMAYVSIGIPFVLAYIIYVWKAMDTRKLTTEEIENDDHIY; encoded by the coding sequence ATGTATGAGTTATTGCAAATTTATTGGTGGGTTATAGTTAGTCTTCTTGGCGGAATTTTAGTATTTATGATGTTTGTTCAAGGTGGTCAAACTCTAATAAAATGTGTTGCTCAAACTGAGCTTGATAAAGATATGATAATAAATTCAATCGGTAAAAAATGGGAGCTTACTTTTACCACTTTAGTAATGTTTGGTGGTGCTTGCTTTGCAGCTTTTCCACTCTTTTATGCTACTAGTTTTGGTGGTGCTTATTGGGTATGGCTTGCAATTTTGTTTTGTTTTATCATTCAAGCAGTTTCTTTTGAATATAGAAAAAAACCAAATAACTTTTTAGGGCAAAAAACTTATGAAAACTTTTTATTTATAAATGGTTCTTTGGGTGTAATTTTAATAGGTATAGCAGTTTCAACATTTTTTAGTGGGAGTGATTTTGCACTAAATAGTAGTAGATTTGTTGAGTGGAATAGTCCACTTAGAGGCCTTGAAGCATTAAAAAATCCATTCAATTATATATTAGGATTAGCTCTATTTTTCCAAGCTAGAGTTGGTGCAAACCTTTATCTTATAAATAATATTGATGATGATAGATTAAGAGCTAAATTTAGAAGATCTCTAAAGATAAATGCTTTAATCTTTGTTCCACTTTTAGTACTGTTTTTAGTAGCTGTTGTCTTAGCAGATGGATATCATATATCAGAAAATGGAACAATAGTTATGAAAGAGTATAAGTATCTTATGAACTTAATTGAGATGCCTATAGTTTTAGGACTTCTTTTAGTTGGAATTTTACTTGCACTTTTTGGTATTTATAAAGGTGTATTTACTCTAAGTATAAAAGGAATTTGGCCATATGGCTTGGGTGTTATTTTAGCTGTAATGAGTGTATTTTTGATAACAGGGTTAAATAATACTGCGTTTTATCCATCTTATCATGACTTGCAAAGTTCACTAACCATATATAACGCAAGCTCAAGCCTATATACACTTAAAACTATGGCTTATGTCTCTATTGGTATACCTTTTGTTTTAGCTTATATAATCTATGTTTGGAAAGCAATGGATACTAGAAAGCTAACAACAGAAGAGATCGAAAATGATGATCATATATATTAA
- a CDS encoding DUF4492 domain-containing protein — protein MNFLKNIINFYIDGFKNMKLGKKLWAIILIKIFIMVFILKMIFFNTTVNTKFKTEEEKINFIHKNLTKD, from the coding sequence ATGAATTTTTTAAAAAATATTATAAATTTTTATATCGATGGTTTCAAAAATATGAAACTAGGCAAAAAACTTTGGGCTATTATTCTGATTAAAATTTTTATTATGGTGTTTATCTTAAAAATGATATTTTTTAATACAACTGTTAATACAAAATTTAAAACAGAAGAAGAGAAAATTAATTTTATTCACAAAAATTTAACAAAGGATTAA
- a CDS encoding DUF3137 domain-containing protein, translated as MTLLELEKARKDILRKFKWYKISAFFATFGIFIVAMTYFMAYGFNIFLELVQIIKNDSLIVRIIAIFMFIIFFYIVFTLQLEKIVNSQSKEFRKAFKQMYLAPYIKKLGYSYINYSHVNAVYLVKSRLFPSFSNQYGDDQISGNKNGVLFTFSDIYLEDRDDTHKIYLKLFQGLFFMANFNKNISSNTFVMQGNKPRQMNGLSLINMDNPIFNTKFQVYSDNIQNAMYILSPALMERINSLSNHMKCPLRISFIDGYIFIAIENNINNFEPDIHKSVITTNQAEKIKKDLEKILDIVNVLSLDSNLWINFKDDKKLN; from the coding sequence ATGACACTTTTAGAGCTTGAAAAGGCACGAAAAGATATTTTAAGAAAATTTAAATGGTATAAAATTTCAGCATTTTTTGCTACATTTGGGATATTTATAGTTGCTATGACCTATTTTATGGCATATGGTTTTAATATATTTCTTGAGCTAGTGCAAATAATTAAAAATGATAGCTTAATAGTTAGAATTATAGCAATTTTTATGTTTATAATCTTTTTTTATATAGTATTTACTCTCCAACTTGAGAAGATAGTAAATAGTCAAAGCAAGGAATTCAGAAAAGCTTTTAAACAGATGTATCTTGCGCCATATATTAAAAAATTAGGATATTCATACATAAACTACTCTCATGTAAATGCTGTGTATTTGGTTAAAAGTAGGCTTTTCCCAAGTTTTTCAAATCAGTATGGAGATGATCAAATTAGTGGTAATAAAAATGGAGTTTTATTTACATTTAGTGATATTTATTTAGAAGATAGGGACGATACACATAAGATATATTTAAAGCTCTTTCAGGGTCTATTTTTTATGGCAAATTTTAATAAAAATATAAGTTCAAATACATTTGTTATGCAAGGAAATAAGCCAAGACAGATGAATGGTCTAAGTTTAATAAATATGGATAATCCTATATTTAACACTAAATTTCAAGTCTATTCTGATAATATTCAAAATGCTATGTATATCTTAAGCCCAGCACTTATGGAGAGGATAAACTCACTATCAAATCATATGAAATGCCCCCTACGCATAAGCTTTATTGATGGATATATCTTTATAGCGATTGAAAATAATATAAATAATTTTGAACCAGATATACACAAAAGTGTAATCACAACAAATCAAGCAGAAAAGATAAAAAAAGATTTGGAAAAGATTTTAGATATTGTAAATGTTTTGAGTTTGGATTCAAATTTGTGGATTAATTTTAAAGATGATAAGAAATTAAATTAG